The DNA sequence GCCTTTGTATTTTTTATGTGGCTCTAAGGAATGGGTTCGCCGTGTTCGGCAGTGTGTTTGGCGTATTGTTCGCGCAGGTGATTGGTGATGGGACCGGGTTTGCCGCTGCCGATGGTGCGACCATCTACTTCGAGGATGGGCGAGAGTTCGCCCATGGTGCCCGTGGTGAAGCTTTCATCTGCGGTATAGACTTCGGTAAGCGATAGGTTGCGTTCGGTAACTTCGATGCCCAGGTTGCGCGCGAGGTCGAGTACTACACCTCTTGTTATGCCGGGCAAGCAGGAATCCGCGTGGGGCGTGATAAGCGCCCCTTTTTTAACGATGAAGATATTGGTGGCATTGGTTTCGGATACATAGCCGAAGATGTCGAGCATGATCGCGTCATCAACGCCTGCGACATTGGCTTCTATTTTGGCGAGGATGTTGTTGATCAGATTGTTGTGATGGATTTTGGAGTCGATGCACATGGGCGGATTGCGGCGAACAGAGGCGGTGATCAGGCGGATGCCGTCAGAGGAATAAACAGGGGGTTTCCATTCTGGTAGCACAATGAGGCAGGAGCCGTATTGATTAAAGTGCGGACTCATGCCCGATGAGGTTTTTTTTCCCCGCGTGAGCGTGAGTCGGATATGCACTTCATCGCGCATGTTATTGGCTTTGAGGGTTTCAAAGATCGCGGTTTTGATTGCTTCACGAGAGGGGATATCCGCAAAAGCCATGGCTTTGGCAGAGTCGAAGAGGCGGTCGAGGTGCGCGTCGAGTTGGAAGATTTTGCCGTTGTACACGC is a window from the Gemmatimonadota bacterium genome containing:
- the ilvE gene encoding branched-chain-amino-acid transaminase, producing MQLPDPRNENILIHVGGELLPREDAKISVFDSSVQGGDAVWEGLRVYNGKIFQLDAHLDRLFDSAKAMAFADIPSREAIKTAIFETLKANNMRDEVHIRLTLTRGKKTSSGMSPHFNQYGSCLIVLPEWKPPVYSSDGIRLITASVRRNPPMCIDSKIHHNNLINNILAKIEANVAGVDDAIMLDIFGYVSETNATNIFIVKKGALITPHADSCLPGITRGVVLDLARNLGIEVTERNLSLTEVYTADESFTTGTMGELSPILEVDGRTIGSGKPGPITNHLREQYAKHTAEHGEPIP